In one Methylocaldum szegediense genomic region, the following are encoded:
- the tolA gene encoding cell envelope integrity protein TolA gives MSHRDFKRYRGPFALSLALHAVLILLFAVQFDSITPIKQPIQPEIIQAIAVDEFQIERGRQAKRIAEQARREKLEEERRAQEAAERRKQAEAEALKRKQEEEARRQAELEAQRKAEAEERRRQEEAKRLAEQKRKAEESRQAEQEAKRRAEEQALRKAEAEARKRQEEERRQAELEAQRKAEAEAKRKAEEEARRKAEAEAKRKAELKAKQKAEAEAKRKAELEAKQKAEAEAKRKAELEAKQKAEAEAKRKAEEEARRKAEAEAKRKAELEAKQKAEAEAKRKAELEAKQKAEAEAKRKAEEEARRKAEAEAKRKAELEAKQKAEAEAKRKAELEAKQKAEAEAKRKAELEAKQKAEAEAKRKAELEAKQKAEAEAKRKAEEARRKAEEEARRKAEAEAKRKAEEEARRLQAERELALRQQLEEEHRAAMEQQAKQAASDWANTYIKPKVTRAWLRPPSAKSGLSCIIRVRTLPGGEVTDAQVIKSSGDSAFDRSAEAAVRKASPLPWPSDPKVAEQLRSFTFTFKPE, from the coding sequence ATGAGTCATCGCGATTTTAAACGCTATCGCGGGCCGTTCGCTCTGTCCCTCGCGCTGCATGCTGTTCTAATCCTTCTTTTTGCGGTTCAGTTCGATTCGATCACGCCGATTAAACAACCAATCCAGCCTGAAATTATTCAGGCGATAGCGGTCGATGAATTTCAGATCGAGCGTGGCCGGCAAGCCAAACGGATTGCGGAGCAAGCCCGTCGGGAAAAGCTAGAAGAGGAGCGGCGCGCTCAAGAGGCAGCCGAACGCCGAAAGCAGGCCGAAGCGGAGGCGCTGAAACGCAAACAGGAGGAAGAGGCCAGGCGGCAAGCCGAATTGGAAGCCCAGCGCAAAGCCGAGGCCGAGGAAAGAAGGCGCCAGGAGGAAGCCAAGCGCCTTGCCGAGCAGAAACGCAAAGCCGAGGAATCCAGGCAGGCCGAACAGGAAGCCAAGCGTCGGGCGGAAGAACAGGCTCTGCGCAAAGCCGAGGCCGAAGCAAGGAAGCGCCAGGAGGAAGAACGTCGGCAGGCTGAGCTCGAAGCTCAGCGGAAAGCGGAAGCTGAAGCCAAGCGGAAAGCGGAAGAAGAGGCTCGGCGTAAAGCCGAGGCCGAAGCGAAACGGAAAGCCGAACTGAAAGCCAAGCAGAAGGCGGAAGCCGAAGCCAAGCGGAAAGCTGAACTGGAAGCGAAGCAGAAAGCGGAAGCCGAGGCGAAACGTAAAGCAGAGCTGGAAGCCAAGCAGAAGGCAGAAGCCGAAGCGAAGCGGAAAGCGGAAGAAGAGGCTCGGCGTAAAGCCGAGGCCGAAGCGAAACGGAAAGCCGAACTGGAAGCTAAGCAGAAAGCGGAAGCCGAAGCGAAGCGGAAAGCTGAGCTAGAGGCCAAACAGAAGGCTGAAGCTGAAGCCAAGCGGAAAGCGGAAGAAGAGGCTCGGCGTAAAGCCGAGGCCGAAGCGAAACGGAAAGCCGAACTGGAAGCGAAGCAGAAGGCGGAGGCTGAGGCGAAACGTAAAGCAGAACTAGAGGCCAAACAGAAAGCAGAAGCCGAAGCCAAGCGGAAAGCCGAACTGGAAGCGAAGCAGAAGGCGGAAGCCGAGGCGAAACGTAAAGCAGAGCTGGAAGCCAAGCAGAAGGCAGAAGCCGAGGCGAAGCGGAAAGCCGAAGAAGCACGCCGCAAGGCGGAAGAAGAGGCCCGCCGTAAAGCCGAGGCTGAGGCCAAACGGAAGGCTGAGGAGGAGGCGCGCAGGCTGCAGGCTGAACGCGAGCTAGCATTGCGTCAGCAGCTCGAGGAAGAACATCGCGCCGCGATGGAACAGCAGGCCAAGCAAGCAGCGAGCGACTGGGCGAATACCTATATCAAACCGAAAGTTACACGCGCGTGGCTTCGTCCGCCGTCGGCCAAGAGTGGGCTGTCCTGTATAATTCGAGTGCGTACGCTTCCTGGTGGCGAAGTGACGGATGCACAAGTTATCAAGAGCAGCGGCGATTCGGCATTCGATCGATCCGCCGAGGCTGCCGTGCGCAAGGCTTCGCCTTTGCCTTGGCCCAGTGATCCTAAAGTGGCGGAGCAACTCCGTTCATTTACATTCACATTCAAGCCCGAATAA
- the tolB gene encoding Tol-Pal system beta propeller repeat protein TolB, whose amino-acid sequence MIRRFRSVFLLSALFMLFSGWARAELNVEITRGVEGAMPIAVVPFGQPILPGDNIGSIVAADLGRSGRFKPLPESEMLETPTAPEQVRFRTWQLLKQDYLVIGRVQPGSGSQYEAEFFLYDAINGTLLTSARVPFNAPDTRRTAHRIADLIYQQLTGEPGAFATRVAYVTVTGNGPRDRQYRLQIADSDGYNPQTIISSTEPIMSPAWAPDGKRIAYVSFENKTSAIFIQTLATGERQKVSDAPGINGAPAWSPDGTQLAMTLSKDGNPDIYVMNLASRSLRRITDHIGIDTEPNWSPDGSKIVFTSDRGGKPQLYIVSSSGGPAQRLTYEGEYNARGVFSPDGRSIAMVHGNGGDYRIAVMDLQTRALRVLTPGHLDESPGFAPNGSMILYASKSGGVGQLAAVSVDGRVQQSLRIDAGQVREPAWSP is encoded by the coding sequence ATGATTAGACGATTTCGCAGCGTTTTCCTTTTGAGCGCGTTATTTATGCTCTTCAGTGGCTGGGCGCGCGCCGAGCTGAACGTGGAAATTACCCGAGGCGTCGAGGGAGCTATGCCGATTGCCGTGGTGCCATTCGGTCAACCGATTTTGCCGGGCGATAACATTGGTAGCATCGTTGCCGCCGATTTGGGGCGCAGCGGACGCTTCAAACCTTTGCCGGAAAGCGAAATGCTGGAAACGCCAACGGCGCCCGAGCAAGTCCGATTCCGGACCTGGCAGCTCTTGAAGCAGGATTATCTAGTTATAGGGCGGGTGCAGCCTGGTAGTGGAAGCCAGTACGAGGCCGAATTCTTCCTGTACGATGCGATAAACGGAACTTTGCTGACGAGCGCTAGAGTCCCGTTCAATGCTCCGGACACGCGCCGCACTGCACACCGCATCGCCGATTTGATTTATCAGCAGCTGACCGGTGAGCCTGGTGCTTTTGCTACTCGTGTGGCGTACGTGACCGTGACCGGCAACGGCCCGCGCGACCGCCAGTATCGCCTTCAGATCGCCGATAGCGACGGGTATAACCCGCAGACCATCATCAGCTCTACCGAGCCGATTATGTCCCCGGCGTGGGCCCCGGACGGCAAGCGCATCGCTTATGTGTCGTTCGAGAATAAGACCTCGGCGATCTTCATCCAGACGCTCGCGACCGGCGAACGTCAGAAGGTGTCCGATGCGCCCGGCATCAACGGTGCACCGGCCTGGTCTCCGGACGGTACTCAACTGGCCATGACGCTGTCCAAAGACGGCAATCCAGACATTTACGTCATGAACTTGGCCTCCCGTTCGTTGCGCCGGATCACGGATCATATTGGCATCGATACGGAGCCCAACTGGTCACCGGACGGCAGCAAAATCGTATTTACCTCAGATCGCGGCGGAAAGCCGCAGCTTTATATCGTGTCCTCCTCCGGCGGACCGGCACAGCGCTTGACCTACGAGGGAGAATACAACGCGCGTGGCGTGTTCTCGCCCGACGGGCGCAGCATCGCAATGGTTCACGGCAATGGCGGCGACTATCGGATTGCTGTCATGGATTTGCAGACCAGGGCTCTGCGCGTTCTGACTCCGGGACACTTGGATGAATCACCGGGATTTGCGCCTAACGGAAGTATGATTCTTTACGCCTCGAAGAGTGGGGGAGTGGGGCAATTAGCGGCCGTTTCTGTAGATGGCAGGGTTCAGCAAAGCCTACGCATCGATGCTGGGCAGGTGCGCGAACCGGCCTGGTCGCCGTAA
- the pal gene encoding peptidoglycan-associated lipoprotein Pal, with protein sequence MKLVKTALIISMMSLILSGCSSKGGVREEPGAEVGMDGGPGGPEISKYGDGTDGKVYGGPGGTGYGPGAGGTGDPMLDDPTSPLSKRIIYFMYDSYEVLPEYQEIISAHARYLASHPERSVILEGHADERGSPEYNIALGELRAKAVARLMQFQGASDNQMQIVSFGEEKPAVPGHDESAWQQNRRVEITYSGR encoded by the coding sequence ATGAAACTCGTCAAGACCGCATTGATCATCTCAATGATGTCTCTTATTTTGAGCGGCTGTAGTTCGAAGGGAGGCGTGCGCGAGGAGCCCGGTGCCGAAGTCGGCATGGATGGCGGTCCGGGCGGCCCTGAGATCAGCAAGTACGGCGATGGCACAGACGGCAAGGTATATGGCGGTCCGGGCGGGACCGGCTACGGCCCGGGGGCGGGAGGTACCGGCGATCCGATGTTGGATGATCCGACTAGTCCTTTATCAAAACGCATCATTTATTTTATGTACGATAGCTACGAAGTCCTGCCGGAATACCAGGAGATCATCAGTGCCCACGCACGTTATCTGGCTTCTCATCCGGAACGTAGCGTTATTCTGGAAGGACATGCCGACGAACGAGGCTCTCCCGAGTACAACATCGCGCTGGGCGAGCTGAGGGCAAAGGCCGTGGCTAGGTTAATGCAATTTCAAGGTGCAAGCGACAACCAGATGCAAATCGTTAGCTTCGGCGAGGAAAAGCCGGCTGTACCGGGCCACGACGAATCGGCTTGGCAGCAGAATCGTAGAGTTGAAATTACCTATTCGGGGCGCTGA
- the ybgF gene encoding tol-pal system protein YbgF: MTFLLWGSLYGAIVYAQQYGQMYDRRYDQDQTGYGVPTLEERVAQLEKRLSGNTLMEMYKRIEQLQAEVLKLRGENEELAHQLEELKKQQQTMYMDLDQRMQGLSAGVSGAPQAPVDQSALPEDAAPEDPTVSQAAAQPAPALAGDPGNRQAAYQKAFNTLKEGKYPEAIKEFKNFIAAYPTGDYADNAHYWLAETYYVSRDFNASRDMFRKLIKDFPQSPKVPDALLKIGFIEYETGQKANAKELLTEVIKRYPDSSAAKLAEKRLDKLRQEAKR; this comes from the coding sequence TTGACTTTTTTACTCTGGGGTTCGCTGTATGGGGCGATCGTCTACGCCCAGCAATACGGTCAGATGTACGATCGTAGGTATGATCAAGATCAAACCGGCTATGGGGTGCCTACCCTCGAGGAACGCGTCGCCCAGTTGGAGAAGCGTCTCTCGGGAAACACCCTAATGGAGATGTACAAACGAATCGAGCAGTTGCAGGCTGAGGTGCTCAAGCTCCGCGGCGAAAACGAGGAGCTTGCCCATCAGCTCGAAGAGCTGAAAAAGCAGCAACAGACGATGTACATGGATCTGGATCAGCGCATGCAGGGATTGTCGGCGGGCGTTTCCGGAGCACCGCAGGCGCCGGTTGATCAGTCCGCATTGCCTGAGGATGCGGCTCCAGAGGACCCGACCGTGTCTCAGGCAGCGGCACAGCCCGCTCCCGCACTGGCGGGCGACCCGGGAAATCGCCAGGCGGCCTATCAAAAGGCTTTCAACACCTTGAAAGAGGGCAAGTATCCGGAAGCGATCAAGGAATTCAAGAATTTCATCGCAGCCTATCCGACCGGCGACTACGCCGACAATGCGCACTACTGGCTTGCGGAGACCTATTACGTCAGTCGCGATTTCAATGCCTCGCGCGACATGTTTCGGAAACTGATCAAGGATTTTCCGCAGAGCCCCAAAGTGCCGGACGCCTTGCTGAAAATCGGTTTCATTGAGTATGAAACCGGGCAGAAAGCAAATGCGAAGGAGCTGCTGACTGAGGTCATCAAGCGTTATCCCGATTCCAGCGCGGCCAAGTTAGCGGAGAAACGGCTGGATAAGCTAAGGCAAGAAGCGAAGCGCTGA
- the queE gene encoding 7-carboxy-7-deazaguanine synthase QueE, protein MNQLRVTEIFYSLQGESRTVGLPTVFVRLTGCPLRCVYCDTTYAFSGGRKMSIAEILDEVGSYHPRYVTVTGGEPLAQRGCLTLLDALIEKGYEVSLETSGALDVSEVNPSVVKVLDLKTPSSGEVSKNLYRNLDFLDRKDQLKFVIMNERDYEWAKAIVEEHRLSERCEVLFSPAMGVQDPTELAENILRDRLPVRFQIQLHKILWGDVPGR, encoded by the coding sequence GTGAATCAACTTCGAGTAACCGAAATTTTCTATTCCCTACAAGGGGAATCTCGCACCGTCGGCTTGCCGACGGTCTTCGTTCGTTTGACGGGGTGTCCGTTGCGTTGTGTGTACTGCGACACAACTTATGCTTTCAGTGGTGGCCGTAAGATGTCTATCGCTGAAATTCTGGACGAAGTTGGGTCGTACCATCCTCGCTATGTGACCGTTACCGGTGGCGAACCCTTAGCCCAGCGGGGGTGTTTGACTTTGCTGGATGCCTTGATCGAAAAAGGCTACGAGGTCTCGCTGGAAACCAGCGGTGCTTTAGATGTGTCAGAAGTCAATCCAAGCGTCGTGAAAGTTTTGGACCTCAAGACACCCTCGTCCGGAGAAGTATCGAAGAACCTCTATCGAAACTTGGACTTTCTCGACCGGAAGGATCAGCTCAAGTTCGTTATTATGAACGAACGGGATTACGAGTGGGCCAAAGCTATCGTGGAGGAACACCGTCTTTCCGAACGCTGTGAAGTGCTTTTCTCGCCGGCCATGGGCGTGCAAGATCCGACAGAACTCGCCGAGAATATTTTGCGCGATCGTCTGCCGGTTCGCTTTCAAATACAGCTACATAAGATTCTGTGGGGCGACGTTCCTGGACGGTGA
- the queC gene encoding 7-cyano-7-deazaguanine synthase QueC, giving the protein MTTKKAVVLLSGGLDSATTLAIAKSQGYACYALSFDYGQRHSAELDAARRVAQSIGAIEHKIIRIGLGEFGGSALTDTNIAVPETPQEDIPVTYVPARNTVFLAFALGWAEVLGSTDIFIGVNAVDYSGYPDCRPEYIQAFEHLANLATKAGVEGSRFKVHAPLITLKKAEIIRIGTDLGVDYSLTVSCYSADEEGRACGVCDSCRFRKAGFVEAGVADPTRYRA; this is encoded by the coding sequence ATGACGACAAAAAAAGCGGTTGTTTTGCTCTCCGGCGGTCTTGATTCGGCGACTACCCTGGCCATCGCGAAGTCCCAGGGCTATGCGTGCTACGCCCTCAGTTTCGATTATGGGCAGCGCCATAGCGCGGAGCTCGATGCCGCTCGCCGCGTGGCGCAAAGCATCGGTGCGATCGAACACAAGATCATCCGGATAGGCCTTGGTGAATTCGGCGGCTCGGCGCTCACCGACACCAACATCGCGGTGCCAGAGACGCCGCAAGAGGACATTCCCGTCACCTACGTGCCGGCGCGGAACACGGTGTTCCTGGCGTTCGCCCTCGGCTGGGCAGAAGTGCTGGGCAGTACGGACATTTTCATCGGCGTGAATGCCGTCGATTATTCCGGCTATCCCGATTGCCGTCCCGAGTACATCCAGGCGTTCGAACATCTGGCGAATTTGGCTACAAAAGCCGGCGTCGAGGGGAGCCGGTTCAAAGTGCATGCACCGCTGATTACGCTGAAAAAAGCTGAAATCATCCGCATCGGAACGGATTTGGGCGTCGATTATAGTTTGACCGTATCCTGTTATTCGGCTGACGAGGAAGGGCGGGCCTGCGGCGTGTGCGACTCGTGCCGGTTCCGGAAAGCCGGGTTCGTGGAAGCCGGTGTTGCAGATCCTACGCGGTATAGGGCGTAG
- a CDS encoding EscU/YscU/HrcU family type III secretion system export apparatus switch protein, giving the protein MNRVVNPPDIAVALHYDGESAPRVTAKGKGAVAEQIIERARQHGIPLHTDEGLATVLAKVPLGNEIPRELYLAVAEVIAFAYSLSGKVPGK; this is encoded by the coding sequence ATGAATCGGGTCGTAAATCCCCCCGATATCGCTGTCGCCCTGCATTACGATGGAGAGAGCGCGCCTCGGGTGACCGCAAAGGGCAAAGGCGCAGTCGCGGAGCAAATCATCGAGCGGGCTCGGCAACATGGTATTCCGCTGCATACGGACGAAGGCTTGGCGACCGTATTGGCAAAGGTTCCGCTGGGCAACGAGATTCCGCGTGAACTCTATCTTGCCGTGGCCGAAGTGATCGCTTTCGCGTATTCGTTAAGCGGCAAAGTACCAGGCAAATAG